The Mytilus galloprovincialis chromosome 11, xbMytGall1.hap1.1, whole genome shotgun sequence genome contains the following window.
ttctgtttttaagtTTCCTGACATAATGGAAGAAATGTTTGCCATTCAATTCTTAGAGATGTGGAGTTTCTCGTGCATCATCTGTAATCGGACTCCTGTTCTAAATAcatgtaggagttatctccccgcgtcccttTTTCTTGTAATTGTCTGTTCTCTAAAACCGTTATACTATCAACTAACGTTTTTCACAAATGGTCGTATATTCAAACAAAAGGATATTGCATGAAATTTTATGGGAGTTATTTCTATTAAACAATGTGATATAAAGTGAGAAAGGTCAAGGAAATGTTCTTTATTCTTAACTTTACTTGATATTCTTATTTCAGAATACAATGTTTCTGGTGCCAATATTTCCCATGTAAAAACTTTCTTGTACGATCACAACTTATATTGATATATCCGTATTGAAGACATTCATATGGCAATACAGTGTACTGGGTGTATCATAGATACTTGTACATGTGCATTGACAGAAAAACGAAAACCattaaaacatgttttgaaacatcattttttgtctttgaaataaaaatatcaaaatgggCCGCCTTTAAACTCAAATTCAAGTATACAAGTTCTGTGTATAGTCCTATAAAGACGAAAAAAAATCATGCTGTATTGTGTTATTCACTTAAGCATTGATGACGATAATGATGTTTGTTGTATTAATCCATTATCCAGCTTAATCTAACGAACTGCTAcgagtaataaaaaaaaaaacatttttgtctaAATATGATTACCTGTAAACATCCGTTTGTTTTCTCACATTTATCCAAGGCTATAAATACCGTCATCATATTTGGCTCCAAAAACTCATTTATATACCAATACCTGTAAAAACAAGTTTGTTGAATATAACAAAAAAGGTAAACACCTGTTACTTGTTTGAGTAATGTAATTTATCATTAATCATTTCGGTAAACATACATAATTATTATAGAAATGTCCTCTTTAACATATCACTATGCGTTGCTGTACAAAAGGGTGAGATAAAAAGTATATTGCATACCCATAATCTTGATGCCACAAATGAGCTCCTCCTGTAAACGGCTCTTTGGTTACTAACTTTCCATGATAGTGGTACACTTCGTCTCCAAGTAactaaataaaatgtttgaataagGGAAAagttttgtatcaaaaatgatatattaaaatattttgcaaattcAAGCTATCATTGGCACCAGTTAAGTCGGTGTTTCAAATTGGAACAAACATTTTCCTAGCCGATATACCGATACCATAAATATTATGTTAAAGTGTGTTTGCGTTTATTCTTGATTAAGAGAAAGTATAGtttttttacaaatctttaaaaaactttaaattgttacattctgatatgttttatttgatttctcAAACAATGTTTAGAATTGCAAGTGGTTtcttcaaaaattacaaattttaaatcaaCTGATGTTCCAGTTCGGTGTATCTTAGAGTTTGCAACTGAGGGCCAAActgtaattaaaatatatttatattagtacATTATATACGATGTTAATCTATTGGTGTAAGCATTACACTAATTTATAGATGTATACCTGTTGGCATGTCCCGGCTACTTTTTCCGATCTACTGACCATTCCACTGACGTCATTACCCGGATGTCCCCATATGGTCAATTTTGCTTCTCGACCTTGACAATCAGAAACCTTTAATATACATGTAGGGGGCTTTGATTTGATAGAACTTCATGTTCTGAAAGCCAAATACAAGGACGTATCTGATTGATTTACAAATCGACTCGGTGGTTTTGCAATATGTTCTATTATTCAATTGTCCAATTTCAATTGcacttatattttaaattattgaatCAATCTATATACGAAtaacaaaaatttgaataaatacacCTTTCGTATGAATACCATTTTTAGCGAGAGGCTCGTACCTTATTATTCAGAGAGCCAAACATATGCAATacaattaaaaatacatgttgacATCTTCTAATCAAATGAAGTAATTTGAATTTCGTTGTAAGCCTTAATTTCGGATGTGTCGTTGATAACAGataaaaattacatattaatATATTCTTTACTTAACATGGTTGAATTTAGAAATTAAACAAACTACATGATTAAGCATTAAATTTAAGTGTCATGCATGTACACTTTTTTTACTGGATTGCATTCTATGTTTCGTTGTTAATACTGTTTAATTATTATGACAACTTTACCTGAACTTTATTATTGTTTAAAAGCTCTGAAGTAGATGGATCTTTAAACTCTTTGATAAGTTTTTCTACTTCTGTTGCATCTAAGACatttctaaataataaaaatcaaaatcaaacatgTATAAACGTGCAAAATAATTAACACAGCTTTTTGAGTTGATTGCAGATATTTATCTGTAATTTAGATAGTATATTGACTTATAGCctagtaatgaaaaaaaaacagatctttTTACCTGAGGAATAGATAACCTAAGCTATATCTTGTAAAATAATATTAAGAATAACGAATGACCAAGGCTCTTCTACTTGGTTTTTAATTTAGCTTTTTTAAGTTTTGCTTTTGTCTAAGAACATTATTGGAGAATGGTTCATCGAAACAAAATATgtgtctgacgtattaaatttcaatcctggtatatttAATTTGGTGAGTTTATTCACTGACTGTTCAAGTTTTTCACCTCATgaacatatttgttacataaaatacatatttgaaattcaCTTCTGTAAACTACACAGCAATATTTCTCTGTTGATTTTGGTGTGTCAACTGTTTCCATCATGAATGCAAAGCCCATTTATATCGCTGTGCAAGGCATAATGATATGGACGAAAAACTGCTTAATTATGTTAATTGCCTTTATTTGCAATTTGGAACGAAATAACGACATTCCTTTGGTAATTTTTAAGGTCcattttaaagacaaaaacatttaaaaaaaattaccgaACTCATTTTACTCGGAAAGTCTTTAATAATATGACACAATCCAAAGTTCAAACACAACAAACAAgaggaaacaactgtcatactcttgacatggtacagacattttggtatgtagaaaatgatgtattaaacctggttttctaACTATCGCACCTTCCCACGTCTTGTGTTGCATGTAATGTGTGATTTCAAGCGATATCCCAAAATTTCTTCTTTATGACACCTTATACTACAACAACTATTTATAATTTGTATGGTTTTACGTCAACATACCTGATTACGATATATCCATACTTTTCAAAATCTGTTTTCACTTCTGGTGTCACTTGAAATGTATCTCCATTAAACTGATAGActtaaataacagaaaaaaatattagacaTGATACACgaagaagaacaaaaaaaatcaataatgtcAAAACAAAAGCGTTAGACAGGGACTATTTATACTATAAGTGAAAAGGAAAAACAACAGTCAACCAAATACATCATACAGAACTAAAGACAGAAACTACAAAATCAACTTAAATACGTGACCATAAGTGTTCCGATGGGGCAGTATTTGCCCTAACATTTATCACTCGTTTTGTTAATATTAATATccaggggcctggttttcgaaagtatcttatgactaaGACATATCATATGATGGTCTTATGACATGTCatagtcgtaagatatgttttcCAAAGTGTCCCAAGTTACGATTTATCATAACTTTTGTCATAATCTTAAGACCCCTCGAAACATGACTTATGATGGTATTATGCTTATCAGCtaaaattttaattcataatGCACAGGCATTTTGTTAAGTGGGTACGAGAATCTAAAAAGTATTCACAGTTAAATAACAATGCATGTATGATAATACTCGAAAGCGAAGTTcaagatttattatatattacaaaataaatttaaacaaattatcaactgctattcaatttcttttattatgaaatttcatattcattataatgaaaaaaataaaatattcgtaAATAATAAGAATGGAAATAACCaatataattttgtattcatacttttaatttttaattttacattgatcactttttaattattatctaaaataatagaaaataatgttcacttATGACAGTCATAAGAGCATCAAAGCTATGACTCTCTTAAGACAGATTTGATTTACATCCTATGACATGTCAAATGATAGTCATAAGATGATAAtaaaatatgtcctaagatatatcctATGACATATCTTctgatactttcgaaaaccaggccccaggAATTTCTGAAGTATCACATAAGTTGTTAACATGAAGCGTATTTTCATATTGATTGATTTACTcgttaatttattataaatacCACAAGCTATTCTTATGTGTTTCGTTGAAAAGTATTATGCTTAAACAAATATGTGTGCTGCTGTAATATAATATGTTTACAAAGTCTTTATACAATAAGGAGATGATGGATACGTTTGTTGTCGACTTGTGCGATTGAATGTCCCGTTTGCTACAATATTACATACGTTATAACttcgtttttttttacaatacaccAGAATGATTGTAGTATCATATTTTAACGAATAATTGTGATGTTGTGCTACTAACAATTCAAAGCATCGCTATCACTGATTATCATCACTCGAATCGCTATCACACATATAATGTGTAATGTTTGCTAATTTAACTAAATCGAAAAGTGATTACGCTGTCGATCCTATTTTTCACAATTATGCTTAAAgtaaacatttcagttaaaaCCTGTTAAGACATTTAACGTGCTTTATTTATTGGTTATATTGTACCTCGCAGCACATTGTGTGACATTTGGAAAAAATGCTGAAGCCAACGtctctggttttttttctaattcccAAACATATTTGTATAAGACTAATGGCAATAGCTTTTTAATTGTCCAAGGCAACATTTGCTCGACAGTAAGATAGATCGTTTACTGTGGTACTTAGATATAAGTGTTATTTTATCGCAAAATGGCGCTTACCTCCATTTAAGTCACACTCCCTCGACATTATGTGGCCcttttccctttaaaaaaaatattacaacaatTGTATTCCGATTGGTGTacaattctttgaaatttttcttGATGTAGCAAATatacttaattgttttatttacacaTTTTGAATTACTCAAGAAGTTTCTAACATGGTGGATATTCAATCGCGTCTTTTTTCAACGACAGTGTGTGTTTTTAActaatctttttatatatatttctgctTAACACTTAAATACAATTGCACATGTTGAATGTAATCCGTTGACGGTGTTTAATTCATGTTGCACTCTCTcct
Protein-coding sequences here:
- the LOC143052662 gene encoding L-proline trans-4-hydroxylase-like, giving the protein MSRECDLNGVYQFNGDTFQVTPEVKTDFEKYGYIVIRNVLDATEVEKLIKEFKDPSTSELLNNNKVQVSDCQGREAKLTIWGHPGNDVSGMVSRSEKVAGTCQQLLGDEVYHYHGKLVTKEPFTGGAHLWHQDYGYWYINEFLEPNMMTVFIALDKCEKTNGCLQIIEGSHKCGRLDHKLEGQLTVSDPSRLDKIMDRFPMKYCLLNPGDALFFHCNLLHCSGQNSSANRRWALLTAYNTVSNQSCKPHHHPQYQRLEKVPNTAIKSCDKFTDFADKRILVPKTLDSKQVIKKTTT